The following proteins are encoded in a genomic region of Chaetodon auriga isolate fChaAug3 chromosome 8, fChaAug3.hap1, whole genome shotgun sequence:
- the adam15 gene encoding disintegrin and metalloproteinase domain-containing protein 12 isoform X4 — protein MSRAAVLLLPLLLLCGRAVFTAARSLNAPQDGGLLPVDGRTDRTDSLIAAVTGVDRQQRPLLEKTRPFVLVDGQRRSLTEALQDGHPDRLQCGLEVAGRLLLLDLEKNHDLLPKPPNVFYYLPNGTGVSVRTDPVSHCYYHGSVRGFPQSRVALSTCSGLRGIIAINSTLSFELQPQEADHHHPQHQGEEEHGGGGSGGDGSGGSGGGEGDEEGLHLLFSTSPLEGAGGCGVSHAAVPPIHSFTHTHRRRRDILSETKYIELVLVADHQEFLNYQKNNKTIIYRMLDVANQVDWFYRPLNVRVALTGLEIWSDRDKIRVEKSPTDTLNNFLEWRTRELLPRLHHDNAQLVMGGSFDGTTVGMASQSSMCSRDRSGGVNVDHLVSILGVASTVAHELGHNLGMSHDTAERRCSCQNERRLGGCIMEPSTGFMPGQQFSSCSAADLSVSLLHGGGMCLFNVPQPDRLLGGPRCGNLYVEKGEECDCGLLEECDDPCCNASTCQLVPGAQCSSDGICCHDCKLRAAGSVCREPLGECDLPEFCTGASPYCPPNVFLQNGEPCEDDASFCYGGVCASMQTQCQMLWGPNATAAPAVCFSSVNKQGNKYGNCGQLTNGSYIPCGNPDVHCGRIQCQGGRERPLLGTNAEILTTTVRFNHSDLVCRGTFFHLGDDVSDPATVAQGTACGPGKACLNQRCQDVSVFGVDECRSKCNGHGVCNSNKNCHCDAGWAPPDCRYSGHGGSVDSGPATAARESDPVRAALLVIFLFILPVVLLFLALRFPRFRRSLICLGPNSPFHKARQHNRTPVMERADGRNGEQVRPLRYHLNPPTDIPLTPPHKEVPSKPTVPIKPLILAPPSHPHVPPHPSKPAQHRAVAPAASANRRPPLPPPPPARPSNPQKVASSPL, from the exons gaCGGTCACCCCGACAGGCTGCAGTGTGGACTGGAGGTGGCCGGGCGGCTCCTCCTGCTGGACCTGGAGAAGAACCA tgacCTGCTGCCCAAACCGCCCAACGTCTTCTACTACCTGCCCAACGGCACCGGAGTGTCTGTGAGAACCGACCCTGTG agtcACTGTTATTACCACGGCAGCGTCCGAGGCTTCCCTCAGTCCAGAGTGGCTCTGAGCACCTGCTCCGGCCTCCG cgGTATCATCGCCATCAACTCCACCCTGAGCTTCGAGCTGCAGCCTCAAGAGGCtgaccaccaccacccccagcACCAGGGCGAGGAGGAGCACGGAGGAGGGGGAAGTGGAGGAGACGGGagtggaggaagtggaggaggagaaggagatgaagaaggGCTCCACCTGCTGTTCTCCACCAGCCCTCTGGAGGGCGCCGGAGGCTGCGGGGTTTCCCACGCCGCCGTTCCCCCCATCCACAgcttcacccacacacacagg aggaggagggacatcCTGTCCGAGACCAAATACATCGAGCTGGTGCTGGTGGCTGATCACCAGGAG tttCTGAATTACCAGAAGAACAATAAGACCATCATCTACCGCATGCTGGACGTGGCCAACCAGGTCGACTGG tTCTACCGTCCTCTGAACGTCCGGGTGGCGTTGACCGGTCTGGAGATCTGGAGCGACCGCGACAAGATCCGGGTGGAGAAGAGTCCCACCGACACCCTCAACAACTTCCTGGAGTGGAGGACCCGAGAGCTGCTGCCACGCCTCCATCACGACAACGCCCAGCTCGTCAT GGGCGGCTCCTTTGACGGCACCACGGTGGGGATGGCGTCTCAGTCGTCCATGTGCTCCAGAGACCGATCGGGCGGCGTCAACGTG gaCCACCTGGTCAGCATTCTGGGCGTCGCCTCCACCGTCGCTCACGAGCTCGGTCACAACTTGGGGATGAGCCACGACACCGCCGAGCGCCGCTGCTCCTGTCAGAACGAACGGCGGCTGGGAGGATGCATCATGGAGCCCTCCACCGG gTTCATGCCGGGGCAGcagttcagcagctgcagcgctgcagaTCTGTCGGTCAGCCTGCTGCACGGCGGCGGCATGTGTCTGTTCAATGTGCCGCAGCCCGACCGCCTGCTGGGAGGACCTCGCTGTGGAAACCTGTACgtggagaaaggagaggagtgtGACTGCGGCCTGCTGGAG gagTGTGACGACCCCTGCTGTAACGCCTCCACCTGTCAGCTGGTTCCTGGAGCTCAGTGCTCGTCCGACGGCATCTGCTGCCACGACTGCAAG cTGCGGGCGGCGGGTTCGGTGTGTCGTGAGCCGCTCGGTGAGTGCGACCTCCCTGAGTTCTGCACCGGCGCCTCCCCGTACTGCCCCCCCAACGTCTTCCTGCAGAACGGAGAACCCTGCGAGGATGACGCCTCCTTCTGCTACGGCGGAGTCTGTGCCAGCATGCAAACCCAGTGCCAGATGTTATGGGGACCCA atGCCACCGCTGCTCCAGCCGTCTGTTTCTCATCAGTcaacaaacaaggaaacaaataTGGAAACTGTGGTCAGCTGACCAACGGCTCCTACATCCCCTGTGGAAACCC TGACGTTCACTGCGGCAGGATCCAGTGTCAGGGCGGGAGGGAGCGCCCCCTGCTGGGCACCAACGCAGAGATCCTCACCACAACGGTCCGCTTCAACCACAGCGACCTGGTCTGCAGAGGGACCTTCTTCCACCTGGGGGACGACGTGTCCGACCCGGCCACCGTGGCCCAGGGCACCGCCTGCGGCCCCGGCAAG GCCTGTTTGAACCAGAGGTGTCAGGACGTGTCGGTGTTCGGCGTGGACGAATGTCGCAGCAAGTGTAACGGCCACGGG gtgtgtaACAGTAACAAGAACTGTCACTGCGACGCGGGCTGGGCTCCACCTGACTGCAGGTACTCCGGTCACGGAGGCAGCGTGGACAGCGGACCGGCCACCGCCGCTCGAG AGTCCGACCCCGTCCGAGCGGCTCTGCTcgtcatcttcctcttcattctgcccgtcgtcctcctcttcctcgctctgcGCTTCCCTCGTTTCCGTCGGAGTCTCATCTGTCTGGGCCCCAACAGCCCGTTTCACAAGGCCCGGCAGCACAACAG aACGCCGGTGATGGAGCGAGCGGACGGCCGGAACGGAGAGCAGGTCCGACCTCTGAGGTACCACCTGAACCCTCCGACCGACATCCCACTGACCCCGCCCCACAAAGAG GTTCCGTCCAAACCCACGGTGCCCATAAAGCCCCTCATTCTGGCCCCGCCGTCCCACCCCCACGTCCCCCCTCACCCCAGCAAACCAGCGCAGCACAGAGCCGTCGCACCCGCAGCCAGCGCCAACAG gcgtcctcctcttcctcctcctcctcccgcccGACCCTCAAACCCTCAAAAAGTGGCCTCGTCTCCTCTTTGA
- the adam15 gene encoding disintegrin and metalloproteinase domain-containing protein 12 isoform X3 → MSRAAVLLLPLLLLCGRAVFTAARSLNAPQDGGLLPVDGRTDRTDSLIAAVTGVDRQQRPLLEKTRPFVLVDGQRRSLTEALQDGHPDRLQCGLEVAGRLLLLDLEKNHDLLPKPPNVFYYLPNGTGVSVRTDPVSHCYYHGSVRGFPQSRVALSTCSGLRGIIAINSTLSFELQPQEADHHHPQHQGEEEHGGGGSGGDGSGGSGGGEGDEEGLHLLFSTSPLEGAGGCGVSHAAVPPIHSFTHTHRRRRDILSETKYIELVLVADHQEFLNYQKNNKTIIYRMLDVANQVDWFYRPLNVRVALTGLEIWSDRDKIRVEKSPTDTLNNFLEWRTRELLPRLHHDNAQLVMGGSFDGTTVGMASQSSMCSRDRSGGVNVDHLVSILGVASTVAHELGHNLGMSHDTAERRCSCQNERRLGGCIMEPSTGFMPGQQFSSCSAADLSVSLLHGGGMCLFNVPQPDRLLGGPRCGNLYVEKGEECDCGLLEECDDPCCNASTCQLVPGAQCSSDGICCHDCKLRAAGSVCREPLGECDLPEFCTGASPYCPPNVFLQNGEPCEDDASFCYGGVCASMQTQCQMLWGPNATAAPAVCFSSVNKQGNKYGNCGQLTNGSYIPCGNPDVHCGRIQCQGGRERPLLGTNAEILTTTVRFNHSDLVCRGTFFHLGDDVSDPATVAQGTACGPGKACLNQRCQDVSVFGVDECRSKCNGHGVCNSNKNCHCDAGWAPPDCRYSGHGGSVDSGPATAARESDPVRAALLVIFLFILPVVLLFLALRFPRFRRSLICLGPNSPFHKARQHNRTPVMERADGRNGEQVRPLRYHLNPPTDIPLTPPHKEVHDRPAPPTKPLPPDPALKPPPQVPSKPTVPIKPLILAPPSHPHVPPHPSKPAQHRAVAPAASANRRPPLPPPPPARPSNPQKVASSPL, encoded by the exons gaCGGTCACCCCGACAGGCTGCAGTGTGGACTGGAGGTGGCCGGGCGGCTCCTCCTGCTGGACCTGGAGAAGAACCA tgacCTGCTGCCCAAACCGCCCAACGTCTTCTACTACCTGCCCAACGGCACCGGAGTGTCTGTGAGAACCGACCCTGTG agtcACTGTTATTACCACGGCAGCGTCCGAGGCTTCCCTCAGTCCAGAGTGGCTCTGAGCACCTGCTCCGGCCTCCG cgGTATCATCGCCATCAACTCCACCCTGAGCTTCGAGCTGCAGCCTCAAGAGGCtgaccaccaccacccccagcACCAGGGCGAGGAGGAGCACGGAGGAGGGGGAAGTGGAGGAGACGGGagtggaggaagtggaggaggagaaggagatgaagaaggGCTCCACCTGCTGTTCTCCACCAGCCCTCTGGAGGGCGCCGGAGGCTGCGGGGTTTCCCACGCCGCCGTTCCCCCCATCCACAgcttcacccacacacacagg aggaggagggacatcCTGTCCGAGACCAAATACATCGAGCTGGTGCTGGTGGCTGATCACCAGGAG tttCTGAATTACCAGAAGAACAATAAGACCATCATCTACCGCATGCTGGACGTGGCCAACCAGGTCGACTGG tTCTACCGTCCTCTGAACGTCCGGGTGGCGTTGACCGGTCTGGAGATCTGGAGCGACCGCGACAAGATCCGGGTGGAGAAGAGTCCCACCGACACCCTCAACAACTTCCTGGAGTGGAGGACCCGAGAGCTGCTGCCACGCCTCCATCACGACAACGCCCAGCTCGTCAT GGGCGGCTCCTTTGACGGCACCACGGTGGGGATGGCGTCTCAGTCGTCCATGTGCTCCAGAGACCGATCGGGCGGCGTCAACGTG gaCCACCTGGTCAGCATTCTGGGCGTCGCCTCCACCGTCGCTCACGAGCTCGGTCACAACTTGGGGATGAGCCACGACACCGCCGAGCGCCGCTGCTCCTGTCAGAACGAACGGCGGCTGGGAGGATGCATCATGGAGCCCTCCACCGG gTTCATGCCGGGGCAGcagttcagcagctgcagcgctgcagaTCTGTCGGTCAGCCTGCTGCACGGCGGCGGCATGTGTCTGTTCAATGTGCCGCAGCCCGACCGCCTGCTGGGAGGACCTCGCTGTGGAAACCTGTACgtggagaaaggagaggagtgtGACTGCGGCCTGCTGGAG gagTGTGACGACCCCTGCTGTAACGCCTCCACCTGTCAGCTGGTTCCTGGAGCTCAGTGCTCGTCCGACGGCATCTGCTGCCACGACTGCAAG cTGCGGGCGGCGGGTTCGGTGTGTCGTGAGCCGCTCGGTGAGTGCGACCTCCCTGAGTTCTGCACCGGCGCCTCCCCGTACTGCCCCCCCAACGTCTTCCTGCAGAACGGAGAACCCTGCGAGGATGACGCCTCCTTCTGCTACGGCGGAGTCTGTGCCAGCATGCAAACCCAGTGCCAGATGTTATGGGGACCCA atGCCACCGCTGCTCCAGCCGTCTGTTTCTCATCAGTcaacaaacaaggaaacaaataTGGAAACTGTGGTCAGCTGACCAACGGCTCCTACATCCCCTGTGGAAACCC TGACGTTCACTGCGGCAGGATCCAGTGTCAGGGCGGGAGGGAGCGCCCCCTGCTGGGCACCAACGCAGAGATCCTCACCACAACGGTCCGCTTCAACCACAGCGACCTGGTCTGCAGAGGGACCTTCTTCCACCTGGGGGACGACGTGTCCGACCCGGCCACCGTGGCCCAGGGCACCGCCTGCGGCCCCGGCAAG GCCTGTTTGAACCAGAGGTGTCAGGACGTGTCGGTGTTCGGCGTGGACGAATGTCGCAGCAAGTGTAACGGCCACGGG gtgtgtaACAGTAACAAGAACTGTCACTGCGACGCGGGCTGGGCTCCACCTGACTGCAGGTACTCCGGTCACGGAGGCAGCGTGGACAGCGGACCGGCCACCGCCGCTCGAG AGTCCGACCCCGTCCGAGCGGCTCTGCTcgtcatcttcctcttcattctgcccgtcgtcctcctcttcctcgctctgcGCTTCCCTCGTTTCCGTCGGAGTCTCATCTGTCTGGGCCCCAACAGCCCGTTTCACAAGGCCCGGCAGCACAACAG aACGCCGGTGATGGAGCGAGCGGACGGCCGGAACGGAGAGCAGGTCCGACCTCTGAGGTACCACCTGAACCCTCCGACCGACATCCCACTGACCCCGCCCCACAAAGAG GTTCATGACAGACCTGCTCCTCCCACTAAGCCACTCCCCCCTGACCCCGCCTTAAAACCCCCGCCTCAG GTTCCGTCCAAACCCACGGTGCCCATAAAGCCCCTCATTCTGGCCCCGCCGTCCCACCCCCACGTCCCCCCTCACCCCAGCAAACCAGCGCAGCACAGAGCCGTCGCACCCGCAGCCAGCGCCAACAG gcgtcctcctcttcctcctcctcctcccgcccGACCCTCAAACCCTCAAAAAGTGGCCTCGTCTCCTCTTTGA
- the adam15 gene encoding disintegrin and metalloproteinase domain-containing protein 15 isoform X2, with the protein MSRAAVLLLPLLLLCGRAVFTAARSLNAPQDGGLLPVDGRTDRTDSLIAAVTGVDRQQRPLLEKTRPFVLVDGQRRSLTEALQDGHPDRLQCGLEVAGRLLLLDLEKNHDLLPKPPNVFYYLPNGTGVSVRTDPVSHCYYHGSVRGFPQSRVALSTCSGLRGIIAINSTLSFELQPQEADHHHPQHQGEEEHGGGGSGGDGSGGSGGGEGDEEGLHLLFSTSPLEGAGGCGVSHAAVPPIHSFTHTHRRRRDILSETKYIELVLVADHQEFLNYQKNNKTIIYRMLDVANQVDWFYRPLNVRVALTGLEIWSDRDKIRVEKSPTDTLNNFLEWRTRELLPRLHHDNAQLVMGGSFDGTTVGMASQSSMCSRDRSGGVNVDHLVSILGVASTVAHELGHNLGMSHDTAERRCSCQNERRLGGCIMEPSTGFMPGQQFSSCSAADLSVSLLHGGGMCLFNVPQPDRLLGGPRCGNLYVEKGEECDCGLLEECDDPCCNASTCQLVPGAQCSSDGICCHDCKLRAAGSVCREPLGECDLPEFCTGASPYCPPNVFLQNGEPCEDDASFCYGGVCASMQTQCQMLWGPNATAAPAVCFSSVNKQGNKYGNCGQLTNGSYIPCGNPDVHCGRIQCQGGRERPLLGTNAEILTTTVRFNHSDLVCRGTFFHLGDDVSDPATVAQGTACGPGKACLNQRCQDVSVFGVDECRSKCNGHGVCNSNKNCHCDAGWAPPDCRYSGHGGSVDSGPATAARESDPVRAALLVIFLFILPVVLLFLALRFPRFRRSLICLGPNSPFHKARQHNRTPVMERADGRNGEQVRPLRYHLNPPTDIPLTPPHKEVHDRPAPPTKPLPPDPALKPPPQSVKQRPAPPCKPLPPDPYSQVPSKPTVPIKPLILAPPSHPHVPPHPSKPAQHRAVAPAASANRRPPLPPPPPARPSNPQKVASSPL; encoded by the exons gaCGGTCACCCCGACAGGCTGCAGTGTGGACTGGAGGTGGCCGGGCGGCTCCTCCTGCTGGACCTGGAGAAGAACCA tgacCTGCTGCCCAAACCGCCCAACGTCTTCTACTACCTGCCCAACGGCACCGGAGTGTCTGTGAGAACCGACCCTGTG agtcACTGTTATTACCACGGCAGCGTCCGAGGCTTCCCTCAGTCCAGAGTGGCTCTGAGCACCTGCTCCGGCCTCCG cgGTATCATCGCCATCAACTCCACCCTGAGCTTCGAGCTGCAGCCTCAAGAGGCtgaccaccaccacccccagcACCAGGGCGAGGAGGAGCACGGAGGAGGGGGAAGTGGAGGAGACGGGagtggaggaagtggaggaggagaaggagatgaagaaggGCTCCACCTGCTGTTCTCCACCAGCCCTCTGGAGGGCGCCGGAGGCTGCGGGGTTTCCCACGCCGCCGTTCCCCCCATCCACAgcttcacccacacacacagg aggaggagggacatcCTGTCCGAGACCAAATACATCGAGCTGGTGCTGGTGGCTGATCACCAGGAG tttCTGAATTACCAGAAGAACAATAAGACCATCATCTACCGCATGCTGGACGTGGCCAACCAGGTCGACTGG tTCTACCGTCCTCTGAACGTCCGGGTGGCGTTGACCGGTCTGGAGATCTGGAGCGACCGCGACAAGATCCGGGTGGAGAAGAGTCCCACCGACACCCTCAACAACTTCCTGGAGTGGAGGACCCGAGAGCTGCTGCCACGCCTCCATCACGACAACGCCCAGCTCGTCAT GGGCGGCTCCTTTGACGGCACCACGGTGGGGATGGCGTCTCAGTCGTCCATGTGCTCCAGAGACCGATCGGGCGGCGTCAACGTG gaCCACCTGGTCAGCATTCTGGGCGTCGCCTCCACCGTCGCTCACGAGCTCGGTCACAACTTGGGGATGAGCCACGACACCGCCGAGCGCCGCTGCTCCTGTCAGAACGAACGGCGGCTGGGAGGATGCATCATGGAGCCCTCCACCGG gTTCATGCCGGGGCAGcagttcagcagctgcagcgctgcagaTCTGTCGGTCAGCCTGCTGCACGGCGGCGGCATGTGTCTGTTCAATGTGCCGCAGCCCGACCGCCTGCTGGGAGGACCTCGCTGTGGAAACCTGTACgtggagaaaggagaggagtgtGACTGCGGCCTGCTGGAG gagTGTGACGACCCCTGCTGTAACGCCTCCACCTGTCAGCTGGTTCCTGGAGCTCAGTGCTCGTCCGACGGCATCTGCTGCCACGACTGCAAG cTGCGGGCGGCGGGTTCGGTGTGTCGTGAGCCGCTCGGTGAGTGCGACCTCCCTGAGTTCTGCACCGGCGCCTCCCCGTACTGCCCCCCCAACGTCTTCCTGCAGAACGGAGAACCCTGCGAGGATGACGCCTCCTTCTGCTACGGCGGAGTCTGTGCCAGCATGCAAACCCAGTGCCAGATGTTATGGGGACCCA atGCCACCGCTGCTCCAGCCGTCTGTTTCTCATCAGTcaacaaacaaggaaacaaataTGGAAACTGTGGTCAGCTGACCAACGGCTCCTACATCCCCTGTGGAAACCC TGACGTTCACTGCGGCAGGATCCAGTGTCAGGGCGGGAGGGAGCGCCCCCTGCTGGGCACCAACGCAGAGATCCTCACCACAACGGTCCGCTTCAACCACAGCGACCTGGTCTGCAGAGGGACCTTCTTCCACCTGGGGGACGACGTGTCCGACCCGGCCACCGTGGCCCAGGGCACCGCCTGCGGCCCCGGCAAG GCCTGTTTGAACCAGAGGTGTCAGGACGTGTCGGTGTTCGGCGTGGACGAATGTCGCAGCAAGTGTAACGGCCACGGG gtgtgtaACAGTAACAAGAACTGTCACTGCGACGCGGGCTGGGCTCCACCTGACTGCAGGTACTCCGGTCACGGAGGCAGCGTGGACAGCGGACCGGCCACCGCCGCTCGAG AGTCCGACCCCGTCCGAGCGGCTCTGCTcgtcatcttcctcttcattctgcccgtcgtcctcctcttcctcgctctgcGCTTCCCTCGTTTCCGTCGGAGTCTCATCTGTCTGGGCCCCAACAGCCCGTTTCACAAGGCCCGGCAGCACAACAG aACGCCGGTGATGGAGCGAGCGGACGGCCGGAACGGAGAGCAGGTCCGACCTCTGAGGTACCACCTGAACCCTCCGACCGACATCCCACTGACCCCGCCCCACAAAGAG GTTCATGACAGACCTGCTCCTCCCACTAAGCCACTCCCCCCTGACCCCGCCTTAAAACCCCCGCCTCAG tctgtCAAACAGCGACCGGCCCCCCCCTGCAAGCCTCTGCCCCCCGACCCCTACAGCCAG GTTCCGTCCAAACCCACGGTGCCCATAAAGCCCCTCATTCTGGCCCCGCCGTCCCACCCCCACGTCCCCCCTCACCCCAGCAAACCAGCGCAGCACAGAGCCGTCGCACCCGCAGCCAGCGCCAACAG gcgtcctcctcttcctcctcctcctcccgcccGACCCTCAAACCCTCAAAAAGTGGCCTCGTCTCCTCTTTGA
- the adam15 gene encoding disintegrin and metalloproteinase domain-containing protein 15 isoform X1 — translation MSRAAVLLLPLLLLCGRAVFTAARSLNAPQDGGLLPVDGRTDRTDSLIAAVTGVDRQQRPLLEKTRPFVLVDGQRRSLTEALQDGHPDRLQCGLEVAGRLLLLDLEKNHDLLPKPPNVFYYLPNGTGVSVRTDPVSHCYYHGSVRGFPQSRVALSTCSGLRGIIAINSTLSFELQPQEADHHHPQHQGEEEHGGGGSGGDGSGGSGGGEGDEEGLHLLFSTSPLEGAGGCGVSHAAVPPIHSFTHTHRRRRDILSETKYIELVLVADHQEFLNYQKNNKTIIYRMLDVANQVDWFYRPLNVRVALTGLEIWSDRDKIRVEKSPTDTLNNFLEWRTRELLPRLHHDNAQLVMGGSFDGTTVGMASQSSMCSRDRSGGVNVDHLVSILGVASTVAHELGHNLGMSHDTAERRCSCQNERRLGGCIMEPSTGFMPGQQFSSCSAADLSVSLLHGGGMCLFNVPQPDRLLGGPRCGNLYVEKGEECDCGLLEECDDPCCNASTCQLVPGAQCSSDGICCHDCKLRAAGSVCREPLGECDLPEFCTGASPYCPPNVFLQNGEPCEDDASFCYGGVCASMQTQCQMLWGPNATAAPAVCFSSVNKQGNKYGNCGQLTNGSYIPCGNPDVHCGRIQCQGGRERPLLGTNAEILTTTVRFNHSDLVCRGTFFHLGDDVSDPATVAQGTACGPGKACLNQRCQDVSVFGVDECRSKCNGHGVCNSNKNCHCDAGWAPPDCRYSGHGGSVDSGPATAARESDPVRAALLVIFLFILPVVLLFLALRFPRFRRSLICLGPNSPFHKARQHNRTPVMERADGRNGEQVRPLRYHLNPPTDIPLTPPHKEVHDRPAPPTKPLPPDPALKPPPQSVKQRPAPPCKPLPPDPYSQPLVSRPAPPDKPLPPDPVTPGQVPSKPTVPIKPLILAPPSHPHVPPHPSKPAQHRAVAPAASANRRPPLPPPPPARPSNPQKVASSPL, via the exons gaCGGTCACCCCGACAGGCTGCAGTGTGGACTGGAGGTGGCCGGGCGGCTCCTCCTGCTGGACCTGGAGAAGAACCA tgacCTGCTGCCCAAACCGCCCAACGTCTTCTACTACCTGCCCAACGGCACCGGAGTGTCTGTGAGAACCGACCCTGTG agtcACTGTTATTACCACGGCAGCGTCCGAGGCTTCCCTCAGTCCAGAGTGGCTCTGAGCACCTGCTCCGGCCTCCG cgGTATCATCGCCATCAACTCCACCCTGAGCTTCGAGCTGCAGCCTCAAGAGGCtgaccaccaccacccccagcACCAGGGCGAGGAGGAGCACGGAGGAGGGGGAAGTGGAGGAGACGGGagtggaggaagtggaggaggagaaggagatgaagaaggGCTCCACCTGCTGTTCTCCACCAGCCCTCTGGAGGGCGCCGGAGGCTGCGGGGTTTCCCACGCCGCCGTTCCCCCCATCCACAgcttcacccacacacacagg aggaggagggacatcCTGTCCGAGACCAAATACATCGAGCTGGTGCTGGTGGCTGATCACCAGGAG tttCTGAATTACCAGAAGAACAATAAGACCATCATCTACCGCATGCTGGACGTGGCCAACCAGGTCGACTGG tTCTACCGTCCTCTGAACGTCCGGGTGGCGTTGACCGGTCTGGAGATCTGGAGCGACCGCGACAAGATCCGGGTGGAGAAGAGTCCCACCGACACCCTCAACAACTTCCTGGAGTGGAGGACCCGAGAGCTGCTGCCACGCCTCCATCACGACAACGCCCAGCTCGTCAT GGGCGGCTCCTTTGACGGCACCACGGTGGGGATGGCGTCTCAGTCGTCCATGTGCTCCAGAGACCGATCGGGCGGCGTCAACGTG gaCCACCTGGTCAGCATTCTGGGCGTCGCCTCCACCGTCGCTCACGAGCTCGGTCACAACTTGGGGATGAGCCACGACACCGCCGAGCGCCGCTGCTCCTGTCAGAACGAACGGCGGCTGGGAGGATGCATCATGGAGCCCTCCACCGG gTTCATGCCGGGGCAGcagttcagcagctgcagcgctgcagaTCTGTCGGTCAGCCTGCTGCACGGCGGCGGCATGTGTCTGTTCAATGTGCCGCAGCCCGACCGCCTGCTGGGAGGACCTCGCTGTGGAAACCTGTACgtggagaaaggagaggagtgtGACTGCGGCCTGCTGGAG gagTGTGACGACCCCTGCTGTAACGCCTCCACCTGTCAGCTGGTTCCTGGAGCTCAGTGCTCGTCCGACGGCATCTGCTGCCACGACTGCAAG cTGCGGGCGGCGGGTTCGGTGTGTCGTGAGCCGCTCGGTGAGTGCGACCTCCCTGAGTTCTGCACCGGCGCCTCCCCGTACTGCCCCCCCAACGTCTTCCTGCAGAACGGAGAACCCTGCGAGGATGACGCCTCCTTCTGCTACGGCGGAGTCTGTGCCAGCATGCAAACCCAGTGCCAGATGTTATGGGGACCCA atGCCACCGCTGCTCCAGCCGTCTGTTTCTCATCAGTcaacaaacaaggaaacaaataTGGAAACTGTGGTCAGCTGACCAACGGCTCCTACATCCCCTGTGGAAACCC TGACGTTCACTGCGGCAGGATCCAGTGTCAGGGCGGGAGGGAGCGCCCCCTGCTGGGCACCAACGCAGAGATCCTCACCACAACGGTCCGCTTCAACCACAGCGACCTGGTCTGCAGAGGGACCTTCTTCCACCTGGGGGACGACGTGTCCGACCCGGCCACCGTGGCCCAGGGCACCGCCTGCGGCCCCGGCAAG GCCTGTTTGAACCAGAGGTGTCAGGACGTGTCGGTGTTCGGCGTGGACGAATGTCGCAGCAAGTGTAACGGCCACGGG gtgtgtaACAGTAACAAGAACTGTCACTGCGACGCGGGCTGGGCTCCACCTGACTGCAGGTACTCCGGTCACGGAGGCAGCGTGGACAGCGGACCGGCCACCGCCGCTCGAG AGTCCGACCCCGTCCGAGCGGCTCTGCTcgtcatcttcctcttcattctgcccgtcgtcctcctcttcctcgctctgcGCTTCCCTCGTTTCCGTCGGAGTCTCATCTGTCTGGGCCCCAACAGCCCGTTTCACAAGGCCCGGCAGCACAACAG aACGCCGGTGATGGAGCGAGCGGACGGCCGGAACGGAGAGCAGGTCCGACCTCTGAGGTACCACCTGAACCCTCCGACCGACATCCCACTGACCCCGCCCCACAAAGAG GTTCATGACAGACCTGCTCCTCCCACTAAGCCACTCCCCCCTGACCCCGCCTTAAAACCCCCGCCTCAG tctgtCAAACAGCGACCGGCCCCCCCCTGCAAGCCTCTGCCCCCCGACCCCTACAGCCAG CCGCTGGTGAGTCGACCAGCTCCGCCCGACAAGCCACTCCCCCCTGACCCCGTCACACCTGGACAG GTTCCGTCCAAACCCACGGTGCCCATAAAGCCCCTCATTCTGGCCCCGCCGTCCCACCCCCACGTCCCCCCTCACCCCAGCAAACCAGCGCAGCACAGAGCCGTCGCACCCGCAGCCAGCGCCAACAG gcgtcctcctcttcctcctcctcctcccgcccGACCCTCAAACCCTCAAAAAGTGGCCTCGTCTCCTCTTTGA